The following proteins are co-located in the Carassius carassius chromosome 39, fCarCar2.1, whole genome shotgun sequence genome:
- the caskin2 gene encoding caskin-2 isoform X4 has product MGKEQDLLLAVKNGDLPSAHKLLAKIKTNRNKLLGSTKRLNVNYQDQDGFSALHHAALTGTTDLLSLLLEAQATVDIKDSNGMRPLHYAAWQGKADSVLMLLRAGASVNGASQDGQIPLHLAAQYGHYEVSEMLLQHQSNPCAVNKAKKTPLDLACEFGRLKVTQLLLSSNMVVALLEGNGRDNTPLHLAARNGHKDIIRLLLKAGIDINRTTKSGTALHEAALYGKTEVVNLLLDAGIDVNIRNTYNQTALDIVNQFTTSHASKEIKQLLRDASGALQVRALKDYWNLHDPTALNIRAGDIIMVLEQHMDGRWKGHIHDSQRGTDRVGFFPPSIVEVISRRSGGVLSRQASLPIQRHPILSRALPSQSSHHTSHTDDSYTLYSSTRPVLSHHNGLEQHPAGDRNSVGSAGSMGSSRSAGSGQSTEGNNGPSRLPSSIQDPTKLPPSAGELVEQCSQAPDPAKHTDPHSGSLGWRIPLSGSRPGEHHVIHPQQVLDGKDAEAIYQWLCEFQLEQYTSNFLTAGYDVPTISRMTPEDLTAIGVTKPGHRKKISMEIGNMNIPEWLPDYIPSDIGKWLSAIGLPQYQKKLAENGYDSISIVQEITWEDLQEIGITKLGHQKKLMLAVKKLSDVQKARKNQAEGQALLQRRRLPPALELVAIEHHDSSECPSSPLSPKMLTFQDSELSIELQNAMASSGYGGGQDGLSHMSETAMRLSQESIGTRSGGSGRSQERPMASVSPNSRSQESLGSMDNSPNKEQYAIMESQDRSQISPVKMPPVLPLQPHQPSSGSPARTPPITTSKIARFAYPPILTKPRPVVSPSQPHPGSPLQRGFSYLQHQNCNTNMGSPSLVRAMQPNGNTLRSKKRTQSLSRYAMSDGENEKDEISAPTTTSTNVASYATLTRKPGRSQPSYSSSEHQVGRSYSFAIRARRKGPPPPPPKRLSSAQSGVTTSGVESESAGSVRSIASRLENNTGSPNKTCNSPVSKAMSPAISPKNMENRRRTTSESSMYKTKHGGENLAGENISPLRNQPSSTSSQESIPFAEEGKVTIKQRTKIASPKIESEAGVDILKLAQSIKSSLEVHEFNLKESDTVKRRQKPKELQMKGQGTSMEIGNEKATETEMVSQCMQNGGLINPYKSVLSPKPGSPHKPPTPSKPTRHSSAANSGRTVSVVQSLAFAVTPPCSPLARCPPNKTPQGQSVLAGKSVTEGHNVLVHKRLEQTSTSLEAALKVVEKKLAQEDPADRGINTVKSAGNILDDIGNMFDDLADQLEAMLD; this is encoded by the exons GTATGCGTCCATTGCACTATGCTGCTTGGCAGGGGAAGGCTGACTCTGTACTTATGCTGCTGAGAGCCGGAGCTTCTGTGAATGGGGCTTCACAAGATGGACAGATCCCTCTCCACCTGGCTGCACAGTATGGACACTATGAAGTG TCTGAAATGCTACTACAACACCAGTCCAACCCCTGTGCTGTCAACAAGGCGAAGAAGACCCCCCTGGACCTGGCCTGTGAGTTTGGTAGACTCAAG GTGACCCAGCTATTGTTGAGCAGTAACATGGTGGTAGCTCTCTTAGAGGGGAACGGCAGAGATAACACCCCCCTGCATCTTGCTGCCCGCAATGGTCATAAGGACATCATCAG ACTGCTGCTGAAAGCTGGGATTGACATCAACAGAACCACTAAATCTGGAACGGCTCTGCACGAGGCTGCCCTCTACGGGAAAACGGAAGTAGTAAACTTATTGCTTGAT GCTGGGATCGATGTGAACATCCGCAACACCTACAATCAAACAGCCTTGGACATCGTGAACCAGTTCACCACTTCACATGCCAGCAAAGAAATCAAACAACTCCTTAGAG ATGCCAGTGGAGCATTACAGGTGAGAGCTTTAAAGGACTACTGGAATCTCCATGACCCCACTGCACTCAACATCCGGGCAGGAGATATAATCATG GTCTTAGAGCAGCACATGGATGGACGTTGGAAAGGACACATCCATGACAGTCAGAGAGGCACTGACCGTGTGGGATTCTTCCCTCCATCCATTGTGGAAGTCATTAGTCGCAGATCAG GGGGCGTTCTCTCCCGACAGGCCTCACTGCCTATCCAGAGACATCCCATTCTGTCCAGAGCGCTGCCCTCACAAAGTTCTCATCACACCTCTCACACTGACGACTCCTACACCTTATACTCATCCACCCGTCCTGTACTGTCTCACCACAACGGGCTGGAGCAGCACCCAG caggtGACCGGAACAGTGTGGGCAGTGCAGGCAGCATGGGCAGCAGTCGCAGTGCCGGCAGTGGACAGAGCACTGAAGGAAATAATGGACCCAGTCGGTTACCTTCTTCTATCCAGGACCCCACCAAG CTGCCTCCCTCTGCTGGAGAACTGGTGGAACAGTGCAGTCAGGCCCCTGACCCCGCAAAACACACGGACCCTCATTCAG GTTCTCTTGGATGGAGGATTCCACTGAGCGGCTCCAGACCTGGAGAACATCATGTCATACACCCACAGCAAGTTCTAGATGGCAAG GATGCTGAGGCTATTTACCAGTGGCTCTGTGAGTTTCAGCTTGAGCAGTACACATCTAATTTCCTCACAGCTGGTTATGATGTGCCCACAATCAGCAGAATGACCCCTGAG GATCTCACCGCTATTGGCGTTACAAAGCCTGGCCACCGCAAGAAGATCTCCATGGAGATCGGCAACATGAATATCCCAGAATGGTTGCCGGATTACATTCCA TCTGATATTGGGAAGTGGCTCAGTGCTATTGGGCTGCCACAATACCAGAAAAAGCTAGCAGAGAATGGATATGACTCCATCAGCATAGTGCAGGAAATCACATGGGAGGATCTGCAGGAAATTGGCATCACTAAACTGG GCCATCAGAAAAAGCTGATGCTTGCTGTTAAGAAGCTCAGTGACGTCCAGAAGGCTCGTAAGAACCAGGCTGAAGGGCAGGCATTGCTACAGCGCAGGAGACTTCCTCCCGCCCTCGAGCTGGTGGCCATCGAGCATCACGACAGCTCTGAATGCCCCTCATCACCTCTATCTCCAAAGATGCTCACATTCCAGGACAGTGAGTTGAGCATTGAGCTACAGAACGCCATGGCGAGCAGCGGATATGGTGGAGGCCAAGATGGTCTCAGTCACATGAGTGAAACAGCCATGCGTCTTAGTCAAGAAAGCATTGGTACACGGTCAGGAGGGTCGGGACGGTCGCAAGAACGTCCAATGGCATCGGTATCCCCCAACAGCCGCTCACAAGAGAGCCTAGGCAGCATGGACAACAGTCCCAACAAGGAACAATATGCCATTATGGAATCTCAGGATAGAAGCCAAATATCACCTGTCAAAATGCCACCAGTTTTGCCACTACAACCTCATcagccctcatctggcagtccaGCAAGAACACCACCCATAACCACTAGTAAAATAGCACGTTTTGCATATCCACCCATCCTCACCAAACCTAGACCGGTGGTTTCTCCCTCTCAGCCCCATCCTGGATCACCTCTTCAGAGGGGCTTTAGCTACCTCCAGCATCAAAACTGCAACACCAACATGGGAAGCCCAAGTCTAGTCAGAGCCATGCAGCCAAACGGGAACACATTGCGATCCAAAAAACGCACTCAGAGTCTTTCACGCTATGCCATGTCGGATGGAGAGAACGAAAAAGATGAGATCTCCGCTCCTACGACAACTTCCACCAATGTGGCATCTTATGCCACGCTTACTCGCAAACCAGGCCGCAGCCAACCATCTTACAGTTCCAGTGAGCATCAAGTGGGCCGCAGTTATTCCTTCGCCATACGTGCCAGAAGGAAaggtcctcctcctccccctccaaaGCGACTAAGCTCTGCCCAGAGTGGGGTAACTACAAGTGGGGTTGAATCAGAGAGCGCAGGAAGCGTCAGAAGCATTGCATCCAGGCTGGAGAACAATACAGGGAGCCCCAACAAGACGTGTAACAGCCCTGTTTCTAAAGCCATGTCCCCAGCCATCTCACCAAAAAATATGGAAAACCGTAGGAGGACTACTAGTGAATCTTCTATGTATAAAACGAAGCATGGTGGAGAGAATCTTGCTGGTGAAAACATCAGCCCTCTGAGGAACCAACCAAGTTCAACATCCTCACAGGAGAGCATACCTTTCGCAGAAGAGGGCAAAGTTACAATCAAACAAAGGACCAAAATAGCATCCCCTAAGATAGAGTCTGAGGCTGGTGTTGATATTTTGAAGCTGGCACAATCTATCAAATCATCCTTGGAGGTGCATGAGTTTAACTTAAAGGAATCAGACACAGTCAAAAGGAGACAGAAGCCAAAAGAACTGCAGATGAAAGGTCAGGGCACCAGCATGGAAATAGGAAATGAGAAGGCCACAGAGACAGAGATGGTATCACAATGCATGCAGAATGGTGGATTGATAAATCCATATAAATCGGTCCTCTCTCCGAAACCAGGATCTCCACATAAACCCCCCACCCCTTCTAAGCCCACACGCCACTCTTCTGCAGCAAACTCAG GACGGACAGTCAGTGTCGTACAGAGCTTGGCTTTTGCCGTCACACCTCCATGTAGCCCTCTGGCTCGCTGTCCACCAAACAAAACACCTCAAGGTCAGTCTGTGCTAGCAGGAAAGTCTGTGACGGAAGGCCATAACGTGCTGGTCCACAAACGACTTGAGCAAACCAGCACCTCTCTCGAGGCGGCACTAAAAGTTGTGGAAAAGAAGTTGGCCCAGGAAGATCCAGCAGACAG gGGCATTAACACAGTGAAGTCAGCTGGGAACATTCTTGATGATATTGGGAACATGTTCGATGATCTTGCTGACCAGCTGGAAGCCATGTTGGATTGA
- the caskin2 gene encoding caskin-2 isoform X5, with amino-acid sequence MGKEQDLLLAVKNGDLPSAHKLLAKIKTNRNKLLGSTKRLNVNYQDQDGFSALHHAALTGTTDLLSLLLEAQATVDIKDSNGMRPLHYAAWQGKADSVLMLLRAGASVNGASQDGQIPLHLAAQYGHYEVSEMLLQHQSNPCAVNKAKKTPLDLACEFGRLKVTQLLLSSNMVVALLEGNGRDNTPLHLAARNGHKDIIRLLLKAGIDINRTTKSGTALHEAALYGKTEVVNLLLDAGIDVNIRNTYNQTALDIVNQFTTSHASKEIKQLLRDASGALQVRALKDYWNLHDPTALNIRAGDIIMVLEQHMDGRWKGHIHDSQRGTDRVGFFPPSIVEVISRRSGGVLSRQASLPIQRHPILSRALPSQSSHHTSHTDDSYTLYSSTRPVLSHHNGLEQHPGDRNSVGSAGSMGSSRSAGSGQSTEGNNGPSRLPSSIQDPTKLPPSAGELVEQCSQAPDPAKHTDPHSGSLGWRIPLSGSRPGEHHVIHPQQVLDGKDAEAIYQWLCEFQLEQYTSNFLTAGYDVPTISRMTPEDLTAIGVTKPGHRKKISMEIGNMNIPEWLPDYIPSDIGKWLSAIGLPQYQKKLAENGYDSISIVQEITWEDLQEIGITKLGHQKKLMLAVKKLSDVQKARKNQAEGQALLQRRRLPPALELVAIEHHDSSECPSSPLSPKMLTFQDSELSIELQNAMASSGYGGGQDGLSHMSETAMRLSQESIGTRSGGSGRSQERPMASVSPNSRSQESLGSMDNSPNKEQYAIMESQDRSQISPVKMPPVLPLQPHQPSSGSPARTPPITTSKIARFAYPPILTKPRPVVSPSQPHPGSPLQRGFSYLQHQNCNTNMGSPSLVRAMQPNGNTLRSKKRTQSLSRYAMSDGENEKDEISAPTTTSTNVASYATLTRKPGRSQPSYSSSEHQVGRSYSFAIRARRKGPPPPPPKRLSSAQSGVTTSGVESESAGSVRSIASRLENNTGSPNKTCNSPVSKAMSPAISPKNMENRRRTTSESSMYKTKHGGENLAGENISPLRNQPSSTSSQESIPFAEEGKVTIKQRTKIASPKIESEAGVDILKLAQSIKSSLEVHEFNLKESDTVKRRQKPKELQMKGQGTSMEIGNEKATETEMVSQCMQNGGLINPYKSVLSPKPGSPHKPPTPSKPTRHSSAANSGRTVSVVQSLAFAVTPPCSPLARCPPNKTPQGQSVLAGKSVTEGHNVLVHKRLEQTSTSLEAALKVVEKKLAQEDPADRGINTVKSAGNILDDIGNMFDDLADQLEAMLD; translated from the exons GTATGCGTCCATTGCACTATGCTGCTTGGCAGGGGAAGGCTGACTCTGTACTTATGCTGCTGAGAGCCGGAGCTTCTGTGAATGGGGCTTCACAAGATGGACAGATCCCTCTCCACCTGGCTGCACAGTATGGACACTATGAAGTG TCTGAAATGCTACTACAACACCAGTCCAACCCCTGTGCTGTCAACAAGGCGAAGAAGACCCCCCTGGACCTGGCCTGTGAGTTTGGTAGACTCAAG GTGACCCAGCTATTGTTGAGCAGTAACATGGTGGTAGCTCTCTTAGAGGGGAACGGCAGAGATAACACCCCCCTGCATCTTGCTGCCCGCAATGGTCATAAGGACATCATCAG ACTGCTGCTGAAAGCTGGGATTGACATCAACAGAACCACTAAATCTGGAACGGCTCTGCACGAGGCTGCCCTCTACGGGAAAACGGAAGTAGTAAACTTATTGCTTGAT GCTGGGATCGATGTGAACATCCGCAACACCTACAATCAAACAGCCTTGGACATCGTGAACCAGTTCACCACTTCACATGCCAGCAAAGAAATCAAACAACTCCTTAGAG ATGCCAGTGGAGCATTACAGGTGAGAGCTTTAAAGGACTACTGGAATCTCCATGACCCCACTGCACTCAACATCCGGGCAGGAGATATAATCATG GTCTTAGAGCAGCACATGGATGGACGTTGGAAAGGACACATCCATGACAGTCAGAGAGGCACTGACCGTGTGGGATTCTTCCCTCCATCCATTGTGGAAGTCATTAGTCGCAGATCAG GGGGCGTTCTCTCCCGACAGGCCTCACTGCCTATCCAGAGACATCCCATTCTGTCCAGAGCGCTGCCCTCACAAAGTTCTCATCACACCTCTCACACTGACGACTCCTACACCTTATACTCATCCACCCGTCCTGTACTGTCTCACCACAACGGGCTGGAGCAGCACCCAG gtGACCGGAACAGTGTGGGCAGTGCAGGCAGCATGGGCAGCAGTCGCAGTGCCGGCAGTGGACAGAGCACTGAAGGAAATAATGGACCCAGTCGGTTACCTTCTTCTATCCAGGACCCCACCAAG CTGCCTCCCTCTGCTGGAGAACTGGTGGAACAGTGCAGTCAGGCCCCTGACCCCGCAAAACACACGGACCCTCATTCAG GTTCTCTTGGATGGAGGATTCCACTGAGCGGCTCCAGACCTGGAGAACATCATGTCATACACCCACAGCAAGTTCTAGATGGCAAG GATGCTGAGGCTATTTACCAGTGGCTCTGTGAGTTTCAGCTTGAGCAGTACACATCTAATTTCCTCACAGCTGGTTATGATGTGCCCACAATCAGCAGAATGACCCCTGAG GATCTCACCGCTATTGGCGTTACAAAGCCTGGCCACCGCAAGAAGATCTCCATGGAGATCGGCAACATGAATATCCCAGAATGGTTGCCGGATTACATTCCA TCTGATATTGGGAAGTGGCTCAGTGCTATTGGGCTGCCACAATACCAGAAAAAGCTAGCAGAGAATGGATATGACTCCATCAGCATAGTGCAGGAAATCACATGGGAGGATCTGCAGGAAATTGGCATCACTAAACTGG GCCATCAGAAAAAGCTGATGCTTGCTGTTAAGAAGCTCAGTGACGTCCAGAAGGCTCGTAAGAACCAGGCTGAAGGGCAGGCATTGCTACAGCGCAGGAGACTTCCTCCCGCCCTCGAGCTGGTGGCCATCGAGCATCACGACAGCTCTGAATGCCCCTCATCACCTCTATCTCCAAAGATGCTCACATTCCAGGACAGTGAGTTGAGCATTGAGCTACAGAACGCCATGGCGAGCAGCGGATATGGTGGAGGCCAAGATGGTCTCAGTCACATGAGTGAAACAGCCATGCGTCTTAGTCAAGAAAGCATTGGTACACGGTCAGGAGGGTCGGGACGGTCGCAAGAACGTCCAATGGCATCGGTATCCCCCAACAGCCGCTCACAAGAGAGCCTAGGCAGCATGGACAACAGTCCCAACAAGGAACAATATGCCATTATGGAATCTCAGGATAGAAGCCAAATATCACCTGTCAAAATGCCACCAGTTTTGCCACTACAACCTCATcagccctcatctggcagtccaGCAAGAACACCACCCATAACCACTAGTAAAATAGCACGTTTTGCATATCCACCCATCCTCACCAAACCTAGACCGGTGGTTTCTCCCTCTCAGCCCCATCCTGGATCACCTCTTCAGAGGGGCTTTAGCTACCTCCAGCATCAAAACTGCAACACCAACATGGGAAGCCCAAGTCTAGTCAGAGCCATGCAGCCAAACGGGAACACATTGCGATCCAAAAAACGCACTCAGAGTCTTTCACGCTATGCCATGTCGGATGGAGAGAACGAAAAAGATGAGATCTCCGCTCCTACGACAACTTCCACCAATGTGGCATCTTATGCCACGCTTACTCGCAAACCAGGCCGCAGCCAACCATCTTACAGTTCCAGTGAGCATCAAGTGGGCCGCAGTTATTCCTTCGCCATACGTGCCAGAAGGAAaggtcctcctcctccccctccaaaGCGACTAAGCTCTGCCCAGAGTGGGGTAACTACAAGTGGGGTTGAATCAGAGAGCGCAGGAAGCGTCAGAAGCATTGCATCCAGGCTGGAGAACAATACAGGGAGCCCCAACAAGACGTGTAACAGCCCTGTTTCTAAAGCCATGTCCCCAGCCATCTCACCAAAAAATATGGAAAACCGTAGGAGGACTACTAGTGAATCTTCTATGTATAAAACGAAGCATGGTGGAGAGAATCTTGCTGGTGAAAACATCAGCCCTCTGAGGAACCAACCAAGTTCAACATCCTCACAGGAGAGCATACCTTTCGCAGAAGAGGGCAAAGTTACAATCAAACAAAGGACCAAAATAGCATCCCCTAAGATAGAGTCTGAGGCTGGTGTTGATATTTTGAAGCTGGCACAATCTATCAAATCATCCTTGGAGGTGCATGAGTTTAACTTAAAGGAATCAGACACAGTCAAAAGGAGACAGAAGCCAAAAGAACTGCAGATGAAAGGTCAGGGCACCAGCATGGAAATAGGAAATGAGAAGGCCACAGAGACAGAGATGGTATCACAATGCATGCAGAATGGTGGATTGATAAATCCATATAAATCGGTCCTCTCTCCGAAACCAGGATCTCCACATAAACCCCCCACCCCTTCTAAGCCCACACGCCACTCTTCTGCAGCAAACTCAG GACGGACAGTCAGTGTCGTACAGAGCTTGGCTTTTGCCGTCACACCTCCATGTAGCCCTCTGGCTCGCTGTCCACCAAACAAAACACCTCAAGGTCAGTCTGTGCTAGCAGGAAAGTCTGTGACGGAAGGCCATAACGTGCTGGTCCACAAACGACTTGAGCAAACCAGCACCTCTCTCGAGGCGGCACTAAAAGTTGTGGAAAAGAAGTTGGCCCAGGAAGATCCAGCAGACAG gGGCATTAACACAGTGAAGTCAGCTGGGAACATTCTTGATGATATTGGGAACATGTTCGATGATCTTGCTGACCAGCTGGAAGCCATGTTGGATTGA
- the caskin2 gene encoding caskin-2 isoform X3 — protein sequence MGQAVVCVLTELLGSTKRLNVNYQDQDGFSALHHAALTGTTDLLSLLLEAQATVDIKDSNGMRPLHYAAWQGKADSVLMLLRAGASVNGASQDGQIPLHLAAQYGHYEVSEMLLQHQSNPCAVNKAKKTPLDLACEFGRLKVTQLLLSSNMVVALLEGNGRDNTPLHLAARNGHKDIIRLLLKAGIDINRTTKSGTALHEAALYGKTEVVNLLLDAGIDVNIRNTYNQTALDIVNQFTTSHASKEIKQLLRDASGALQVRALKDYWNLHDPTALNIRAGDIIMVLEQHMDGRWKGHIHDSQRGTDRVGFFPPSIVEVISRRSGGVLSRQASLPIQRHPILSRALPSQSSHHTSHTDDSYTLYSSTRPVLSHHNGLEQHPGAIPDSPSALCKPPSPKEPEDIWVLRTSVNAGDRNSVGSAGSMGSSRSAGSGQSTEGNNGPSRLPSSIQDPTKLPPSAGELVEQCSQAPDPAKHTDPHSGSLGWRIPLSGSRPGEHHVIHPQQVLDGKDAEAIYQWLCEFQLEQYTSNFLTAGYDVPTISRMTPEDLTAIGVTKPGHRKKISMEIGNMNIPEWLPDYIPSDIGKWLSAIGLPQYQKKLAENGYDSISIVQEITWEDLQEIGITKLGHQKKLMLAVKKLSDVQKARKNQAEGQALLQRRRLPPALELVAIEHHDSSECPSSPLSPKMLTFQDSELSIELQNAMASSGYGGGQDGLSHMSETAMRLSQESIGTRSGGSGRSQERPMASVSPNSRSQESLGSMDNSPNKEQYAIMESQDRSQISPVKMPPVLPLQPHQPSSGSPARTPPITTSKIARFAYPPILTKPRPVVSPSQPHPGSPLQRGFSYLQHQNCNTNMGSPSLVRAMQPNGNTLRSKKRTQSLSRYAMSDGENEKDEISAPTTTSTNVASYATLTRKPGRSQPSYSSSEHQVGRSYSFAIRARRKGPPPPPPKRLSSAQSGVTTSGVESESAGSVRSIASRLENNTGSPNKTCNSPVSKAMSPAISPKNMENRRRTTSESSMYKTKHGGENLAGENISPLRNQPSSTSSQESIPFAEEGKVTIKQRTKIASPKIESEAGVDILKLAQSIKSSLEVHEFNLKESDTVKRRQKPKELQMKGQGTSMEIGNEKATETEMVSQCMQNGGLINPYKSVLSPKPGSPHKPPTPSKPTRHSSAANSGRTVSVVQSLAFAVTPPCSPLARCPPNKTPQGQSVLAGKSVTEGHNVLVHKRLEQTSTSLEAALKVVEKKLAQEDPADRGINTVKSAGNILDDIGNMFDDLADQLEAMLD from the exons GTATGCGTCCATTGCACTATGCTGCTTGGCAGGGGAAGGCTGACTCTGTACTTATGCTGCTGAGAGCCGGAGCTTCTGTGAATGGGGCTTCACAAGATGGACAGATCCCTCTCCACCTGGCTGCACAGTATGGACACTATGAAGTG TCTGAAATGCTACTACAACACCAGTCCAACCCCTGTGCTGTCAACAAGGCGAAGAAGACCCCCCTGGACCTGGCCTGTGAGTTTGGTAGACTCAAG GTGACCCAGCTATTGTTGAGCAGTAACATGGTGGTAGCTCTCTTAGAGGGGAACGGCAGAGATAACACCCCCCTGCATCTTGCTGCCCGCAATGGTCATAAGGACATCATCAG ACTGCTGCTGAAAGCTGGGATTGACATCAACAGAACCACTAAATCTGGAACGGCTCTGCACGAGGCTGCCCTCTACGGGAAAACGGAAGTAGTAAACTTATTGCTTGAT GCTGGGATCGATGTGAACATCCGCAACACCTACAATCAAACAGCCTTGGACATCGTGAACCAGTTCACCACTTCACATGCCAGCAAAGAAATCAAACAACTCCTTAGAG ATGCCAGTGGAGCATTACAGGTGAGAGCTTTAAAGGACTACTGGAATCTCCATGACCCCACTGCACTCAACATCCGGGCAGGAGATATAATCATG GTCTTAGAGCAGCACATGGATGGACGTTGGAAAGGACACATCCATGACAGTCAGAGAGGCACTGACCGTGTGGGATTCTTCCCTCCATCCATTGTGGAAGTCATTAGTCGCAGATCAG GGGGCGTTCTCTCCCGACAGGCCTCACTGCCTATCCAGAGACATCCCATTCTGTCCAGAGCGCTGCCCTCACAAAGTTCTCATCACACCTCTCACACTGACGACTCCTACACCTTATACTCATCCACCCGTCCTGTACTGTCTCACCACAACGGGCTGGAGCAGCACCCAG GTGCCATTCCCGACAGTCCCAGTGCCCTGTGTAAGCCACCTAGTCCCAAAGAGCCAGAGGATATTTGGGTCCTCAGAACCTCTGTTAATG caggtGACCGGAACAGTGTGGGCAGTGCAGGCAGCATGGGCAGCAGTCGCAGTGCCGGCAGTGGACAGAGCACTGAAGGAAATAATGGACCCAGTCGGTTACCTTCTTCTATCCAGGACCCCACCAAG CTGCCTCCCTCTGCTGGAGAACTGGTGGAACAGTGCAGTCAGGCCCCTGACCCCGCAAAACACACGGACCCTCATTCAG GTTCTCTTGGATGGAGGATTCCACTGAGCGGCTCCAGACCTGGAGAACATCATGTCATACACCCACAGCAAGTTCTAGATGGCAAG GATGCTGAGGCTATTTACCAGTGGCTCTGTGAGTTTCAGCTTGAGCAGTACACATCTAATTTCCTCACAGCTGGTTATGATGTGCCCACAATCAGCAGAATGACCCCTGAG GATCTCACCGCTATTGGCGTTACAAAGCCTGGCCACCGCAAGAAGATCTCCATGGAGATCGGCAACATGAATATCCCAGAATGGTTGCCGGATTACATTCCA TCTGATATTGGGAAGTGGCTCAGTGCTATTGGGCTGCCACAATACCAGAAAAAGCTAGCAGAGAATGGATATGACTCCATCAGCATAGTGCAGGAAATCACATGGGAGGATCTGCAGGAAATTGGCATCACTAAACTGG GCCATCAGAAAAAGCTGATGCTTGCTGTTAAGAAGCTCAGTGACGTCCAGAAGGCTCGTAAGAACCAGGCTGAAGGGCAGGCATTGCTACAGCGCAGGAGACTTCCTCCCGCCCTCGAGCTGGTGGCCATCGAGCATCACGACAGCTCTGAATGCCCCTCATCACCTCTATCTCCAAAGATGCTCACATTCCAGGACAGTGAGTTGAGCATTGAGCTACAGAACGCCATGGCGAGCAGCGGATATGGTGGAGGCCAAGATGGTCTCAGTCACATGAGTGAAACAGCCATGCGTCTTAGTCAAGAAAGCATTGGTACACGGTCAGGAGGGTCGGGACGGTCGCAAGAACGTCCAATGGCATCGGTATCCCCCAACAGCCGCTCACAAGAGAGCCTAGGCAGCATGGACAACAGTCCCAACAAGGAACAATATGCCATTATGGAATCTCAGGATAGAAGCCAAATATCACCTGTCAAAATGCCACCAGTTTTGCCACTACAACCTCATcagccctcatctggcagtccaGCAAGAACACCACCCATAACCACTAGTAAAATAGCACGTTTTGCATATCCACCCATCCTCACCAAACCTAGACCGGTGGTTTCTCCCTCTCAGCCCCATCCTGGATCACCTCTTCAGAGGGGCTTTAGCTACCTCCAGCATCAAAACTGCAACACCAACATGGGAAGCCCAAGTCTAGTCAGAGCCATGCAGCCAAACGGGAACACATTGCGATCCAAAAAACGCACTCAGAGTCTTTCACGCTATGCCATGTCGGATGGAGAGAACGAAAAAGATGAGATCTCCGCTCCTACGACAACTTCCACCAATGTGGCATCTTATGCCACGCTTACTCGCAAACCAGGCCGCAGCCAACCATCTTACAGTTCCAGTGAGCATCAAGTGGGCCGCAGTTATTCCTTCGCCATACGTGCCAGAAGGAAaggtcctcctcctccccctccaaaGCGACTAAGCTCTGCCCAGAGTGGGGTAACTACAAGTGGGGTTGAATCAGAGAGCGCAGGAAGCGTCAGAAGCATTGCATCCAGGCTGGAGAACAATACAGGGAGCCCCAACAAGACGTGTAACAGCCCTGTTTCTAAAGCCATGTCCCCAGCCATCTCACCAAAAAATATGGAAAACCGTAGGAGGACTACTAGTGAATCTTCTATGTATAAAACGAAGCATGGTGGAGAGAATCTTGCTGGTGAAAACATCAGCCCTCTGAGGAACCAACCAAGTTCAACATCCTCACAGGAGAGCATACCTTTCGCAGAAGAGGGCAAAGTTACAATCAAACAAAGGACCAAAATAGCATCCCCTAAGATAGAGTCTGAGGCTGGTGTTGATATTTTGAAGCTGGCACAATCTATCAAATCATCCTTGGAGGTGCATGAGTTTAACTTAAAGGAATCAGACACAGTCAAAAGGAGACAGAAGCCAAAAGAACTGCAGATGAAAGGTCAGGGCACCAGCATGGAAATAGGAAATGAGAAGGCCACAGAGACAGAGATGGTATCACAATGCATGCAGAATGGTGGATTGATAAATCCATATAAATCGGTCCTCTCTCCGAAACCAGGATCTCCACATAAACCCCCCACCCCTTCTAAGCCCACACGCCACTCTTCTGCAGCAAACTCAG GACGGACAGTCAGTGTCGTACAGAGCTTGGCTTTTGCCGTCACACCTCCATGTAGCCCTCTGGCTCGCTGTCCACCAAACAAAACACCTCAAGGTCAGTCTGTGCTAGCAGGAAAGTCTGTGACGGAAGGCCATAACGTGCTGGTCCACAAACGACTTGAGCAAACCAGCACCTCTCTCGAGGCGGCACTAAAAGTTGTGGAAAAGAAGTTGGCCCAGGAAGATCCAGCAGACAG gGGCATTAACACAGTGAAGTCAGCTGGGAACATTCTTGATGATATTGGGAACATGTTCGATGATCTTGCTGACCAGCTGGAAGCCATGTTGGATTGA